ATACTAAAGATACGCATTTCTCAAATGGGTTTGAGCAGTCACATTAGTCAGTAGAAACCAGATCTACAGAATGGCTGATAACAAGATGAATGGAACCACCTCCTAAATGGGTAGCAGAATCTGGATCTATAACTCTGGGAAGGGAAGACATGGATTCTATAATTCAGATATCTGAAGCCATTGGATCCACAACCCAATGAGGAGCAGCTCCTGGATCCACAGCTCGGGGAGCAGCAGCTATTGGATCCAAAACTCCGAGATCCAACGTGCATAGTCGGGCAGGAATTGCAGAGCATGTGGGTCTTGGGGTAGTAGCAGGAGGTCTGGCAGGGGCTGAACTCCACACAGGATGTCTGACAGCTGTTGGGCCTCCAGCAGGTCTCCTGACAGCCCCTATAGAGAGAGGAACCCAGCTGGCAGGTGCTGGGAGAACAGAGATCAGTGCTGTAGACCAGGTTGCTGGGGTAGGAAGAGCCACAGGAAGATCCTGGGTAGCGCAGGTAGCCCCCACAGGAGCAGGCGGGGAAGCTTCCAGAGCAGCAGTTGTAGGACATGTTGACGGGAGATGTGAGTTCAGCTGAGTGTCCCTGGGAAGACTCTGAGTTTTAATGTTGCATCCTGGACAGTGCCATTTATATTCTCTCAGCAATAGGTGTGGTGCCCAACAGAGTCATCCTTCACATTTTTGTGCTCCCTCATTTACATATGTGTAACTGAGCAATCTTGTCTGTAATTGCATCTGAATAGTTTTCCACATGTTGTATTTATGGGTGCTATAATTTTGGTGTTATAACACAAAGTCAATGAACTGCACTTACGTCAGAAATGCTATGACTGTTTTGTAttaatgcttattttattatgTCTAGGAAGGCACCTCCTTTTCCTCCTAGcataattttcatgtgtcttgTTATTGGCTGTTATGGGCCAATCGTTTTCCCTAAACAGTGAGAAATGAGATAAAGTTACGTGTCTTTTTTTGTCAATGGATTAGAGATACAACTTTGGCCTTAATGAGAAACCTGCTAAAAACTAAACCTACTTATCACCATCCTTTCTCATTCTACAAAAGTTTCCTTCATCTATTGCGTACTACTACCCACTGTGTCTCACATCCAATGTAGAAGAAAAAGTATAAGTCAAGACAAATTGAATAACATTGATGCCTATGACCAGAAGGAAACCTGGACAATTATTTGGAGATGTGGTGACAGCAAAGGATGGAACTGAGACAATCACAAATGAAAACCAATTCGGGGCCTTATGAAGAGAATCAAAGTGGCAGATAAACATCATTGAAAtgtgagggaaaaaataaatgaatttcagATTCAATGCATCTAATATGAGTTCCATGGTCCTAACAGATTCTCATTCACATGTGTGGCAGCCTGGAGAATTCACATCTCGGATCTTAAATTACAGGAGGCTTAAATAACCAATGACCCTACCTGCTGTGTTCTAAAAGTTAACACTGCACTTTTTGGGAAGGCTTGCTTTCTCTGGGCTGCTCCCAGGCAAAGACTGAGCACAGTGGAGATATAGGGATTCCTGGAAGATACTTGACAGCCAGCTTTGACTCAGGGTTTCCTCAATGACCTTAAAGAGCTACTGTCCCCTGCATAGGTCTCAagcacttctttctctttttctttctccttcacttgggCCAGAGCTATGTCCAAATCTTAAAACTCTCCCAACCTCTCCCAGGGGAGActctggaaagagaaaaaatgcagAATGTCTGTAAATATTGAATcttgtttatactttttaaaaagtgatactgtttggatttgtgtccctgcccaaatctcaggTCAAATCGTAATCCGCAATATTGGGgaaggcctggtgggaggtgattggatcatgggtgtggacttcccctttgctgttctcatgctggtgagtgagttctcatgagatctggttgtttaaaaatgtgtagcacttcccccttcactctcttccttctgctccagcctCGTAGgactgcctgcttccccttcattttccaccacgattgtaagtttcctgaggcctgcccagccatgcgtcctgtacagcctgcagaattgtgaatcaattaaacctctttataaattacctgctaatttataaagaagtagtagtttatagcagtatgaaaatagactaatacaaaaaGTAAACCAATTTTTTGATGGAtagtaaaaaatttaaactgaACATTTTATCTCGAGTATGCCAATCAgggtaaacaacaaaaaaattatttcagttgttcaatgatttaaagaaacaataaaaaaacctTTTGAGTTTAGTTTTGGAGCTTATATTCAGACACTCTCCAGGTAATGTCCGCTAAAACCCATTTTTTCAGCCATCTCCACCTTAGTTAGACTAGATCTACACCATTCTCCTATTATTTCACATGTGAGTTGATGCCTTTTATCAAGATTGGTAAATTCCCAACTGTACTCTCTTCAAATATTGTTTCTGCCccattctctcctctttcttttgcttagatACCTATGATAAGCAAGGTACACTTTTTATCTATATTACATATGACTCatactctttttttctattttcaatctTTATGTAGAAGTATTGGCTTTTGCTTATTGAGGTTGTAACCTGGACGGTTAGTGAAAACAAGATTTTCCAGCATGTTAGAGACAAGTTGACTGGTATTTTAGAAAAGAGAAGCAGGTAGGTGCCAAAAGTTGTAATTTTCAACTATGGATGAGACTCTGTTGAAAACATATCTCAAATATCCAAAGCCATTATTCATAGCCCAGTGAAAAGAATCATCTGTCAAAAGATCAGAAGGCTTTTGATGTATATCCCTGAGCCATATATTTTATGTGAAAGATCTCAATTTTTAATTGTTGATAAATaattcagttaaaaaaagaaacaacaatgaTGAGGCTCCATATTAGACAAAACAAATAATACGATCTCCAAGATTAAGTGAGTCCAAAGTCGTGGCATTTACAAGTTCTTCTTAAACTTTTATGAAATTAATGTGAACAAAGTTTTAGAGATTTagaggcagagagaagggaagaacaCCTCTTTTCACAATAACTGGTTCAGAAAAGGATTTTTGAATAAGGAACCTGGATTAACTGAAGACAAATTCACTAAATCCCTCAGTTTCGCCTGAATAAATTCATGCTCCCCATTTAACTCGTAAGTTTGGTATTCAAGATTATTTTAAAGAGTTACgtttgaaacaaaagaaaggggaaggaatAGTTTCCAAACCTACTTTCTAAGGCACAATGTAAGGAGAAATCAACTGctatagaaaaatagaaagtaacTCACGGAATAGATACTTGAATTGGCCGTATTtgcttctttcttcattcttcttccttCTGGAAGGCCTATATTAAGTTACTTTTCAATATCGCCACACATTTTAATCGAGAAAATTTCTAACATTATTGTTGtaagtttattatattttattataaaataaaaccatgacAGTACACTTTCTTTGGTCCTGAATATAATTTAACTACTTGTATTTCAACATAGAATATTTTGTGAATAAACTTACAGAGTGGCTATCCTCAAAGAATATGACAAAGCtgtccaatttttatttttcaatatggAATCTATAATTCAGCAgaggcaaacaaacaaatgaacaaaacataaaatatgacaagtgaaaaaagaaaagaacaaaagataaaatcaaacttaagcacagaagaaaaaaaagaaaaatagagggaaagagagtcagaggaagagagagacagaaaataagagaggaacaTTCATCTACCATGCTGAGGAAAAGAGGACTAGGGAACAAAGAAACTTCCCATTTTCATAGGAAAATGTAGGATGGTACCTGGTTCTACAAGTGGCAAAAAGTCATTGAAAACCAGTAGTATGGAAAGGTAGAGACATTCTAAGAAAGTAGAAGCCCTGGATAATTATAAAAGTAGCTGATAAATATATCAAAGTTCATAAGATTtgctaattttgaaaatttttgctCATGAAGACATTGAGACAAGACACATACCAGCTTGAATGCAATAgggaaaaaattctgaaattcctgaattaactttttgtttctctttcacttGTTTCCTCCCTTCAGCAGATAAGCATTTAGCTGTTTGGCAGAATAGAGATGGACCTCAAATTGATCTTCTCTGTAACTGTGTGTCAGTCaaacttctttttgttatctTGTCTTTAAATACATGGCAAGGTTTCTTTCAGTTTCTGGCCATTTCTTTCTATCTCTTTGGTTTGCCTGTTCTTGATCTTTCTTCACTGGATATGAGACACACTTTATAACTGTAGTACttaatgtattaattttctcTTACTGCCCTAAAAAATAACCACAAAGTAATTTTGGAGTATAGCAATGAATGGTGACAAGACAGATCATTTTCACAAATGTTCTCATCCAGGTAGAAACTAATCCATCGCACCAGAAAAAAACTAATGTTATCTCTTTCCCCACTCTTAGGAGGAAAACATCCACTAGCAAAGCCAGATGTGAGTACACAGGAAAAGAGGCAGGTAGCATGTGCCAAAGAAACAGGAAGAGCTTTCCTTGTCATGATGAACTAGACATTAACGTAAAACAGTCATAGCATTTCTGACATAAGTGCAGTTCATTGGCTTTGTGCTGTAACACCAAAATTATAGCACCCATAAATACAATACAT
The nucleotide sequence above comes from Macaca nemestrina isolate mMacNem1 chromosome 4, mMacNem.hap1, whole genome shotgun sequence. Encoded proteins:
- the LOC105472749 gene encoding keratin-associated protein 13-3, encoding MSYNCCSGSFPACSCGGYLRYPGSSCGSSYPSNLVYSTDLCSPSTCQLGSSLYRGCQETCWRPNSCQTSCVEFSPCQTSCYYPKTHMLCNSCPTMHVGSRSFGSNSCCSPSCGSRSCSSLGCGSNGFRYLNYRIHVFPSQSYRSRFCYPFRRWFHSSCYQPFCRSGFY